From a single Eretmochelys imbricata isolate rEreImb1 chromosome 13, rEreImb1.hap1, whole genome shotgun sequence genomic region:
- the STMN3 gene encoding stathmin-3 isoform X3, with protein sequence MASTVSAYKEKMKELSLLSLICSCFHTQPHPNTIYQYGDMEVKQLDKRASGQSFEVILKSPSDLSPESPVLSSPPKKKDLSLEELQKRLEAAEERRKTQEAQVLKQLAEKREHEREVLHKALEENNNFSRLAEEKLNYKMELSKEIREAHLAALRERLREKELHAAEVRRNKEQREEISG encoded by the exons cCTACAAGGAGAAAATGAAGGAGCTGTCCTTGCTCTCACTGATCTGCTCCTGTTTCCACACTCAGCCGCACCCCAATACCATCTACCAGTATGGAG ACATGGAGGTGAAGCAGCTGGACAAAAGGGCATCTGGCCAGAGCTTTGAAGTGATCCTGAAGTCCCCTTCGGACTTGTCCCCGGAGAGTCCAGTCCTGTCTTCTCCTCCTAAGAAGAAGGACCTGtccctggaggagctgcagaAGAGGCTGGAGGctgcagaggagaggaggaag acccaggaggcCCAAGTGCTGAAGCAGCTGGCGGAGAAGCGGGAGCACGAGCGGGAGGTGCTGCACAAGGCCCTGGAGGAGAACAATAACTTCAGCCGGCTGGCTGAGGAGAAGCTCAACTACAAGATGGAGCTGAGCAAGGAGATCCGTGAAGCTCACCTAGCTGCCTTGAGGGAGCGACTGCGTGAGAAG GAACTGCATGCAGCTGAGGTTCGCAGGAACAAGGAACAGCGGGAGGAGATCTCTGGATAA